Proteins from one Syntrophorhabdaceae bacterium genomic window:
- a CDS encoding PaaI family thioesterase: MDTKAVQDYYPDQYAHCFGCGRLNHQGLKIKSFWDGEESVCRYLPDAAYSGGYPGNVYGGLIASLMDCHSSGTASAAKVRAEGLPLNEQTISRFVTASIKVDFIKPTPIGKELEIRAKVTEIKGRKVLLSLTLSAEGEVCAKGESVMVEIPEKKVSSL, translated from the coding sequence ATGGATACAAAAGCAGTTCAGGATTATTACCCGGACCAATACGCCCATTGCTTCGGATGCGGCCGCCTCAATCACCAGGGCCTCAAAATAAAGAGCTTTTGGGATGGAGAAGAGAGCGTCTGCCGTTACTTACCCGATGCCGCCTATTCAGGAGGTTATCCCGGAAATGTGTACGGCGGCCTTATTGCGTCTCTCATGGATTGCCACAGCTCGGGCACGGCCTCAGCCGCAAAAGTGCGGGCCGAGGGGTTGCCCCTCAACGAGCAGACCATCTCCCGCTTCGTCACCGCATCGATCAAAGTAGATTTCATAAAACCCACCCCCATAGGAAAAGAGCTCGAAATCCGCGCAAAAGTAACAGAGATAAAAGGCAGAAAAGTGCTCCTGAGCCTCACCCTCTCCGCAGAAGGAGAAGTATGCGCCAAAGGGGAATCGGTGATGGTGGAAATACCGGAGAAGAAAGTCTCTAGTCTCTAG
- a CDS encoding YifB family Mg chelatase-like AAA ATPase: MISKTFTATLFGIDGAKVDVEVDIAYGLPSFSIVGLPEASVKESKERVRSAIKNAGFEFPNDRITVNLAPADMRKEGSSFDLPIAIGILASMGIMKGEAVADYLVAGELSLDGRIKGVRGILPVAILAAREKIPHLIVPRENAGEASIVQGITVYGAAHLIDIVHFFRKEGDLEVFEATGDDGPAPNPDHGLSFSDIKGHNQAKRALEIGASGSHNILMMGPPGSGKTMLARRISTILPPLVYEEAIETTKIHSIAGFLDHQTFLIKERPFRSPHHTISDAGLIGGGHVPKPGEVSLAHNGVLFLDEFPEFRRNVLDALRQPLEDGNVTISRVNHSINYPARFMLIAAMNPCPCGYWGDSRRSCVCNGAQIRRYRSKVSGPLLDRMDIHIEVPPVTIRELSTDKEEESSEAIRGRVAAARRIQEERFKGKKIHANGQMNARMVKKHCTPTETGQQLLEKAVEKFALSPRAYHRILKVARTIADLDQKEHIEDAHIAEAIQYRALDKRISL, translated from the coding sequence ATGATCTCCAAGACCTTTACTGCAACACTCTTCGGTATTGACGGCGCAAAAGTGGACGTGGAAGTGGATATTGCCTACGGGCTTCCTTCTTTCAGTATCGTGGGTCTGCCCGAGGCTTCCGTGAAGGAGAGCAAAGAGCGGGTAAGGTCCGCCATAAAGAATGCAGGCTTCGAGTTTCCCAACGACAGGATCACGGTGAACCTCGCACCGGCGGATATGAGAAAAGAGGGGTCCTCTTTCGACCTCCCCATAGCCATAGGCATACTCGCATCCATGGGAATTATGAAAGGAGAGGCGGTCGCCGACTATCTCGTGGCAGGGGAGCTTTCCCTCGACGGTCGGATAAAAGGCGTGAGGGGCATTCTGCCGGTCGCCATTCTTGCCGCGCGCGAGAAAATACCCCATCTTATCGTCCCCAGGGAAAATGCCGGGGAAGCCTCGATCGTTCAGGGGATTACTGTCTACGGGGCAGCCCACCTCATCGATATCGTCCATTTCTTCCGGAAGGAAGGGGACCTCGAGGTTTTCGAAGCGACCGGGGACGACGGGCCTGCCCCCAACCCGGACCATGGACTCAGCTTTTCGGACATAAAAGGCCATAACCAGGCGAAACGCGCCCTCGAGATCGGGGCGAGCGGAAGCCATAACATCCTCATGATGGGTCCCCCCGGATCGGGCAAGACCATGCTCGCCCGCCGCATTTCGACCATCCTTCCCCCTCTCGTCTATGAAGAGGCGATCGAGACCACGAAGATCCACAGCATCGCCGGTTTTCTCGACCACCAGACTTTTCTCATCAAAGAGCGCCCCTTCAGGTCTCCCCACCACACGATCTCCGATGCGGGCTTGATAGGGGGAGGCCACGTTCCCAAGCCGGGCGAGGTAAGCCTTGCCCATAATGGAGTACTTTTTCTCGACGAGTTTCCGGAATTCAGAAGAAACGTGCTCGATGCGCTGAGGCAGCCCCTGGAGGACGGAAACGTGACCATATCGAGGGTTAACCATTCCATCAATTACCCCGCCAGGTTCATGCTCATCGCTGCCATGAACCCCTGCCCATGCGGATACTGGGGCGATTCCCGCAGGTCCTGCGTCTGCAACGGCGCCCAGATAAGGCGCTACAGGTCCAAAGTTTCGGGACCCCTCCTGGACAGAATGGATATCCACATCGAGGTGCCTCCCGTCACGATAAGAGAGCTCTCTACGGATAAAGAGGAAGAATCATCGGAGGCAATAAGAGGAAGGGTCGCCGCGGCGAGGCGCATTCAGGAAGAACGGTTCAAAGGCAAGAAGATCCATGCCAACGGCCAGATGAACGCCAGAATGGTAAAAAAGCATTGCACCCCCACGGAAACCGGCCAACAGCTCCTGGAAAAAGCAGTTGAAAAATTCGCCCTCTCCCCAAGGGCCTATCACAGAATACTGAAAGTAGCCCGCACCATAGCCGACCTCGACCAAAAAGAGCACATAGAAGATGCCCACATAGCAGAGGCGATACAGTACCGTGCGCTCGATAAGAGAATTTCCTTGTAG
- a CDS encoding mannose-1-phosphate guanylyltransferase, with the protein MTDTYNAHTFCVIMAGGRGERFWPLSTDNAPKPFLALMGGKSMIQLTVERALKIAPLERIFIVLGRAHLDIARQQLPFLGESNFLVEVEGRDTAPCIGLAAVSLQSIDRDAIMVTLPADHYVPDTDGFVRTILTGIECAMTGDYLVTIGITPTRPETGYGYINAEEPFGQTGGPCYKVKGIVEKPDAEKALAYLHEGTYYWNAGIFIWRAAVVLEGMRRHMAELYAGLMEMKSISAEKGEAAAKSIYRRLPRKSIDYGLMEKAENVLMVPSGFVWDDVGTWTSLLRVFDSDEQGNYRAGETECVDTERCVIYGDGITVGTLGVSDLVIVASRQGVLVSSTDRAQEVREIVKRIEGRKEKTQKLQ; encoded by the coding sequence ATGACCGATACCTACAATGCCCATACATTTTGCGTCATTATGGCCGGCGGCAGGGGCGAGAGGTTCTGGCCCCTGAGCACCGATAATGCCCCCAAGCCTTTTCTTGCGCTCATGGGTGGTAAGAGTATGATTCAGCTTACGGTGGAGCGGGCATTGAAAATCGCGCCGTTGGAGAGGATTTTCATCGTCCTCGGGAGGGCCCACCTCGATATCGCCAGGCAGCAACTCCCATTCCTCGGGGAATCGAATTTTCTTGTAGAGGTCGAAGGAAGGGATACGGCGCCCTGTATAGGTTTGGCCGCCGTCTCTCTGCAATCAATCGATCGCGACGCGATCATGGTCACCCTGCCCGCGGACCACTACGTGCCGGACACGGACGGCTTCGTCCGGACCATTCTTACCGGCATAGAATGCGCGATGACAGGGGATTACCTCGTCACCATCGGGATCACTCCCACGAGGCCGGAGACCGGGTACGGCTATATCAATGCGGAAGAGCCTTTCGGACAGACGGGGGGACCCTGCTATAAAGTGAAGGGGATTGTGGAGAAGCCGGATGCGGAAAAGGCCCTTGCCTACCTTCATGAGGGGACCTATTACTGGAACGCGGGAATATTCATCTGGCGTGCCGCGGTGGTGCTCGAAGGCATGAGACGCCACATGGCGGAGCTTTACGCAGGGCTTATGGAGATGAAGTCGATCAGTGCCGAAAAAGGCGAGGCCGCGGCCAAGTCGATCTACCGGCGCCTGCCGCGCAAATCGATAGACTACGGTCTTATGGAAAAGGCGGAGAACGTGCTCATGGTGCCGTCCGGTTTCGTCTGGGACGACGTGGGCACGTGGACCTCCCTTCTCAGGGTCTTCGATTCCGACGAACAGGGAAATTACCGGGCCGGGGAGACGGAGTGCGTGGACACGGAGCGCTGCGTCATATACGGGGACGGTATCACGGTCGGCACCCTTGGAGTCTCCGATCTCGTCATAGTGGCATCCAGACAGGGAGTACTCGTGAGCAGTACGGACCGGGCCCAGGAAGTGCGGGAAATAGTAAAAAGGATCGAAGGCAGGAAAGAAAAAACTCAAAAACTGCAGTAG
- a CDS encoding NAD-dependent deacylase produces the protein MEKVEEVARVIKEKGYVVGFTGAGISVDSGIPAFRGGQGLWEKYDPMEYAHIQAFQSNPAKVWTMLREMSRVIFDAEPSPAHKALSDLEKKGYLKSVITQNVDGLHQVAGNTDVIEYHGNHRWLTCLDCSRRVALSRDNMSITPFPTCDRCNTPLKPAVVFFGEGIPMTEMMRANVEAGRCGVMLIIGTSGVVYPAAEIPYAAKSKGATIVEINVAPTPFTSSITDHYLEGNASEILPGIVALL, from the coding sequence ATGGAGAAAGTTGAGGAAGTCGCACGGGTAATTAAAGAAAAGGGTTACGTGGTGGGGTTTACCGGGGCAGGCATCTCGGTGGACAGCGGCATACCCGCCTTCAGAGGGGGACAGGGACTCTGGGAGAAGTATGACCCCATGGAATATGCCCACATACAGGCATTCCAATCGAACCCCGCGAAGGTCTGGACCATGCTCAGAGAGATGTCGCGCGTCATATTCGACGCGGAGCCTAGTCCCGCCCATAAGGCGCTCTCCGACCTGGAGAAGAAGGGCTACCTTAAATCCGTGATTACCCAGAACGTGGACGGACTCCATCAGGTGGCAGGCAATACGGACGTCATAGAATACCACGGCAATCACCGTTGGCTCACCTGTCTCGACTGTTCGAGAAGGGTGGCGCTCTCGCGGGACAATATGTCGATAACGCCCTTTCCCACCTGTGACCGCTGCAATACACCCCTCAAGCCCGCAGTGGTCTTCTTCGGCGAAGGCATACCCATGACGGAGATGATGCGCGCCAATGTCGAGGCGGGAAGGTGCGGCGTGATGCTCATTATCGGTACCTCCGGCGTCGTCTATCCGGCCGCCGAAATCCCCTATGCGGCGAAATCGAAGGGGGCGACTATTGTGGAGATCAATGTGGCGCCCACACCTTTCACCTCTTCCATCACCGATCATTATCTCGAAGGCAACGCATCGGAGATACTGCCCGGTATCGTTGCACTTCTCTGA
- a CDS encoding P1 family peptidase: MRNSITDVPGITVGHASDFTGYTGCTVILCGSGAVCGIDVRGSAAGTRQVDALSVGHIVDEVHAVLLAGGSSFGLDTASGVSRFLEEKNVGFDVGSVRIPIVPTAVIFDIFFGDSRIRPTGEMGYEACLNAGESVEEGSVGVGVGATVGKLFEVGRAMKGGVGTSSVIMPDGLIVGALVVVNAFGDIIDNVTGKTIVGARKAPESLEFSNTVDAIRAGVVKKQFGLVNTTLGVVATNARFQKREITKVAQMSQGGLIKTITPVHTTFDGDLVFAISKGEIQADVNKVGILGEFVIAEAIKRAVKKADGFGKIPAFRDITKGWKTTG, encoded by the coding sequence ATGCGTAACTCGATCACCGATGTGCCGGGCATTACGGTAGGACACGCGTCCGATTTTACGGGGTATACGGGATGTACGGTAATCCTCTGCGGATCGGGCGCGGTGTGCGGCATAGATGTCCGTGGAAGCGCGGCAGGCACCCGACAGGTGGATGCCTTGAGCGTCGGCCATATCGTGGACGAAGTTCACGCGGTACTCCTTGCCGGTGGAAGCTCGTTCGGCCTCGATACGGCGAGCGGCGTCTCCCGTTTTCTTGAGGAAAAAAACGTAGGTTTCGACGTGGGATCCGTCAGGATACCTATCGTGCCGACGGCGGTCATATTCGATATCTTTTTCGGCGACTCCAGGATACGACCCACGGGCGAAATGGGATATGAAGCCTGCCTCAATGCGGGAGAGTCGGTGGAAGAGGGGAGCGTCGGTGTCGGCGTCGGGGCCACGGTGGGCAAGCTCTTCGAAGTGGGGAGGGCGATGAAGGGCGGCGTGGGCACGAGCAGCGTGATTATGCCCGACGGCCTTATCGTGGGCGCCCTGGTCGTGGTAAACGCCTTCGGTGATATTATCGATAATGTCACGGGAAAAACAATCGTCGGGGCGAGGAAAGCCCCGGAAAGCCTCGAATTCTCAAATACCGTCGATGCTATAAGGGCCGGAGTGGTCAAAAAGCAGTTCGGCCTCGTCAATACCACTCTGGGTGTGGTCGCCACCAACGCCCGCTTCCAGAAAAGGGAGATCACGAAAGTAGCCCAGATGTCCCAGGGAGGGCTCATAAAAACTATAACCCCCGTCCACACCACTTTTGACGGGGACCTCGTGTTCGCCATCTCGAAAGGCGAAATCCAAGCTGATGTGAACAAAGTGGGCATTCTGGGGGAGTTTGTTATTGCCGAAGCGATAAAACGGGCGGTAAAGAAAGCCGATGGGTTCGGCAAGATTCCCGCCTTCAGAGATATTACCAAGGGCTGGAAGACCACCGGATGA
- the purE gene encoding 5-(carboxyamino)imidazole ribonucleotide mutase, which translates to MSKPKVLILIGSDSDLSVIEEGVRVLRQAGAGVKLDISSAHRNPEKTAEYARTARDRGFEVIIAAAGLAAHLPGVIAAHTTLPVIGIPMGGGSLNGVDAVLSILQMPTGVPVATVGIGAARNAAILALQILSIKYPAVAEKLKEMKAELKRENDEKSARLEGYSDN; encoded by the coding sequence ATGTCGAAACCTAAGGTGCTGATCCTCATCGGCAGTGATAGTGATCTTTCCGTGATCGAGGAAGGAGTCAGAGTATTGAGACAGGCGGGCGCGGGGGTGAAGCTCGATATCTCCTCCGCCCATAGAAATCCTGAAAAAACAGCCGAATATGCACGTACCGCCCGGGACCGTGGTTTTGAGGTCATTATCGCCGCGGCAGGTCTTGCCGCCCATTTGCCGGGTGTAATCGCGGCTCACACCACTTTGCCCGTTATCGGTATTCCCATGGGCGGGGGCAGCCTGAACGGGGTTGATGCGGTACTCTCCATTCTTCAAATGCCCACAGGCGTTCCGGTGGCCACCGTGGGCATCGGCGCGGCCCGCAACGCGGCCATCCTGGCGCTCCAGATACTCTCGATCAAATATCCTGCAGTGGCGGAAAAACTCAAAGAGATGAAGGCGGAGCTGAAGAGGGAGAACGACGAGAAGTCCGCCCGCCTCGAAGGCTACTCCGACAATTGA
- a CDS encoding PAS domain S-box protein translates to MKRKVKENNLPVPRTLRRRAEERLKAERVETFVPRSTLEGERLVVDLQIHEIELEMQNEELTRARLNAEESQAKYADLYDFAPVGYVTLDESGRITETNLAAVTLLGAQKARLIKRPLRSFVHPDFHDIFHLHVMQVLRWNEKRVCELVLRKEDGTFFHGQLESLPVQANRHRAIRIVIQDISARKKAEEELSRAKENLEQTVAERTQELSRTYERLAVEAEERRRLVTAIEQSAEGVLLIDEAGLKVEYANRAFLLLSGYERDEFVGSDVRILRSGEREESFYEFIRLDIEKGNTWTGDYPLKRKDGAVILVEKNISPIRDSSGKVVSRVVTCHEVTEKRQLEAQLRQAQKMEAIGTLAGGIAHDFNNILAAIIGFTEMALDDIPSTSPMQHHLELVLKSGFRGRDLVKQILAFSRKTDYQRAPLALEPLVKETLRLLRSSLPATIEIRTQIETIKDTVIASPSEIQQVIMNLCTNAAYAMRQSGGELTVALGEARIRPGSEADLKLPPGKYIELTVKDTGTGIDREVLKRIFEPFFTTKEVGQGTGLGLSVVYGIVKGLNGEVVVESTPGIGSAFRIFLPRGEEALVADEKHTARVKRGKKEHILFIDDEKILAELGKSHLERLGYEVTAMTDGMKAVRLFSKNPQQFNLVFTDMTMPEMTGLDVARSLIEKRPDIPIILCTGYSDDISPEKAAAMGIKGFLMKPLSRAELATSLRRVLDKKQKE, encoded by the coding sequence ATGAAGAGGAAGGTAAAAGAGAATAATTTGCCTGTCCCAAGGACGCTGCGCCGTCGGGCGGAGGAGCGGCTCAAGGCGGAAAGGGTCGAAACCTTCGTGCCCCGGAGTACACTGGAGGGAGAGAGGCTCGTGGTCGATCTGCAGATCCACGAGATTGAGCTGGAGATGCAAAATGAAGAGCTTACCCGCGCGCGTCTCAATGCGGAAGAGTCGCAGGCGAAATATGCCGATCTCTACGATTTTGCGCCGGTGGGATATGTTACCCTCGACGAATCGGGCCGTATCACGGAGACAAACCTGGCCGCGGTAACCCTGCTCGGCGCACAGAAGGCGCGCCTCATAAAACGGCCTTTGCGCTCCTTCGTGCACCCCGATTTTCATGATATCTTTCATCTCCATGTAATGCAGGTACTCCGCTGGAATGAGAAGAGAGTGTGTGAGCTGGTCCTCAGGAAGGAAGACGGCACTTTCTTTCACGGTCAGCTGGAGAGCCTTCCGGTGCAGGCAAACAGGCACCGCGCAATCCGGATAGTGATCCAGGACATTTCGGCACGCAAGAAAGCGGAAGAGGAGCTGAGCCGGGCGAAAGAGAACCTGGAACAGACCGTGGCGGAAAGGACGCAGGAGCTGAGCCGGACTTATGAAAGGCTTGCCGTAGAGGCGGAGGAGAGGCGGCGCCTGGTGACGGCTATCGAGCAATCCGCTGAAGGGGTCCTCCTGATTGATGAGGCGGGTTTGAAGGTGGAGTACGCGAACCGCGCCTTTCTTCTGCTTTCCGGGTATGAGCGCGATGAATTCGTCGGCAGCGACGTGAGGATCTTAAGAAGCGGCGAGCGGGAAGAATCCTTTTACGAATTCATCCGTCTGGACATAGAGAAGGGTAATACATGGACCGGTGATTACCCGCTCAAAAGGAAGGACGGTGCGGTAATCCTGGTGGAAAAGAATATTTCCCCCATAAGGGATTCTTCCGGAAAAGTCGTATCCCGGGTAGTCACCTGCCATGAAGTGACGGAGAAGCGCCAGCTCGAGGCCCAGCTCCGGCAGGCCCAGAAGATGGAGGCCATCGGTACCCTTGCCGGGGGCATAGCGCACGATTTCAACAATATCCTGGCTGCGATCATAGGTTTCACTGAAATGGCGCTTGACGACATCCCATCGACGAGTCCCATGCAGCACCATCTGGAGCTTGTCCTGAAGAGTGGGTTCAGGGGGCGCGATCTGGTAAAGCAGATCCTCGCCTTCAGCCGAAAGACCGACTATCAAAGGGCGCCCCTCGCGCTGGAGCCACTCGTGAAAGAGACGCTGAGACTATTGAGGTCGTCCCTGCCTGCAACAATCGAGATAAGGACGCAGATCGAAACGATCAAGGATACGGTGATCGCGAGCCCATCCGAGATCCAGCAGGTGATCATGAACCTGTGCACCAATGCCGCATATGCCATGCGCCAATCAGGCGGCGAATTGACGGTGGCCCTGGGCGAAGCCCGTATCAGGCCCGGCTCGGAAGCCGATTTGAAGCTTCCGCCGGGAAAGTACATCGAGCTCACGGTAAAAGATACGGGAACGGGTATTGACCGGGAGGTCTTAAAAAGGATATTCGAGCCTTTTTTTACCACAAAGGAAGTGGGGCAGGGGACGGGCCTCGGCCTATCGGTCGTCTATGGTATAGTGAAGGGCTTGAATGGAGAAGTCGTGGTGGAGAGCACCCCCGGGATAGGCTCCGCCTTCAGGATTTTCCTTCCCAGGGGGGAAGAAGCGCTCGTGGCCGATGAGAAACATACGGCAAGGGTGAAGAGGGGTAAAAAAGAGCACATCCTTTTTATAGACGATGAGAAAATCCTCGCGGAGCTGGGGAAGAGCCACCTGGAAAGGCTCGGCTATGAGGTAACGGCCATGACCGACGGCATGAAGGCGGTCCGGTTGTTTTCAAAGAACCCCCAACAATTCAATCTCGTCTTCACGGATATGACCATGCCCGAAATGACCGGTCTTGACGTGGCAAGAAGCCTGATAGAGAAGAGGCCGGACATCCCCATCATTCTCTGCACGGGATACAGCGACGACATATCCCCTGAAAAAGCGGCAGCCATGGGAATCAAGGGGTTCCTGATGAAGCCCCTCTCGAGGGCCGAGCTTGCCACATCTCTGCGCCGTGTCCTCGATAAAAAACAGAAGGAATGA
- a CDS encoding chemotaxis protein CheB — MADRATGGEGGRPEGERKRPAGKGTFPFTVKEERPAAGKGNRYAPSREETNFSAGGFSASAGGLQTVRVFLIGLPSQSGIVCVIGQHLAPNHKEIMPGILQGGINLKGCRAEGHLRVESDRIHTTAPHKNTSISHGSPHFFDIFVIRTDSRLAARTKPYRTRDNRIDEGAATFTDMALAKERERKLRRTTHTGERAINEEEGKRE, encoded by the coding sequence ATGGCAGATCGGGCCACAGGGGGGGAAGGAGGCCGTCCGGAAGGCGAAAGGAAGAGGCCTGCCGGAAAAGGGACCTTTCCTTTTACCGTGAAAGAGGAGCGTCCTGCGGCCGGTAAAGGAAACAGATATGCCCCTTCTCGCGAAGAAACCAATTTTTCTGCGGGAGGATTCAGCGCTTCCGCCGGTGGACTGCAGACGGTGAGAGTGTTCTTGATTGGCCTGCCGTCTCAAAGCGGTATTGTCTGTGTCATCGGTCAGCACCTCGCCCCGAATCACAAAGAAATCATGCCGGGGATCCTTCAGGGGGGAATAAACCTGAAGGGCTGCCGCGCGGAGGGTCATCTCAGGGTCGAGTCGGACCGCATCCATACTACTGCGCCCCATAAGAATACGTCCATCTCGCACGGTTCCCCCCACTTCTTCGATATTTTCGTCATCCGGACCGATTCCCGGCTCGCCGCGCGCACAAAGCCGTACCGGACGAGGGACAACAGGATTGACGAAGGAGCGGCCACCTTTACGGACATGGCGCTCGCCAAGGAGCGGGAACGAAAACTACGCAGGACAACGCATACCGGAGAAAGGGCAATTAATGAAGAGGAAGGTAAAAGAGAATAA
- a CDS encoding MliC family protein, whose amino-acid sequence MKRVTLYRIAFLLLALAILMGANTRPTHGKEPENIVTALYISSDGTQLTARFDIKGRKVMVRPPEGKELTLPEAVSASGARYSDGKMTFWEHQGSATLFKGDGVVFKGKEAPGGGNERAVGETALLASCRPVADSALCDGIARYASLLKETDKDFGDPPPAEPFECLLNAGKGREPVNAPCAKVVKKVMVKGGYASVLFVLAPVEKKYGKMTVMADGALYFFMKKDKGAWRGIDWFLGSDKPEVKKKKVKEHAIPANVLTALGWNVGEE is encoded by the coding sequence ATGAAGAGAGTGACCCTATACCGGATTGCATTTCTATTATTGGCCCTCGCCATTCTCATGGGAGCAAATACACGTCCCACCCATGGGAAAGAGCCTGAGAATATCGTGACCGCCCTTTATATCTCTTCTGACGGGACGCAGCTCACCGCTCGCTTTGATATAAAAGGCAGGAAGGTGATGGTCCGGCCCCCCGAAGGGAAAGAGCTGACCCTTCCGGAGGCGGTTTCGGCATCGGGGGCACGGTATAGTGACGGGAAAATGACCTTTTGGGAGCATCAGGGGAGTGCGACTCTTTTTAAGGGAGATGGGGTTGTCTTCAAAGGAAAAGAAGCCCCGGGGGGCGGCAATGAGAGGGCCGTCGGGGAAACAGCGCTGTTAGCCTCCTGCCGGCCCGTGGCGGACAGCGCACTTTGCGACGGTATCGCGCGGTATGCTTCGTTATTGAAAGAAACAGATAAGGACTTTGGAGACCCTCCTCCCGCAGAGCCTTTTGAATGTCTGCTCAATGCCGGTAAGGGCAGGGAGCCGGTAAATGCACCCTGCGCCAAGGTGGTGAAGAAGGTTATGGTGAAGGGGGGTTACGCCTCGGTTCTCTTTGTGCTCGCCCCGGTGGAGAAGAAATACGGGAAAATGACGGTCATGGCTGACGGCGCCCTCTATTTTTTCATGAAAAAGGATAAGGGAGCGTGGCGGGGCATTGACTGGTTTCTCGGGTCGGACAAGCCCGAGGTAAAAAAGAAGAAGGTAAAGGAACATGCCATACCGGCGAATGTCCTTACTGCGTTAGGATGGAACGTAGGGGAGGAATAG
- a CDS encoding Crp/Fnr family transcriptional regulator, protein MSKIVSFISNATLFRGLPEAQIERLVRISQTFNYKRGEIVFSEGEPAAGLYILYLGRMKIYKLSFEGKEQILHIIEPGEPFGEVAVFLGASFPAYAEALEESKALFFPRDSFVSLIKEDPYLAMNMLAVLSQRLKYFARLIEDLSLKEVPQRFAAYLLYGSDESGRDYVHLNITKGQLASLLGTIPETLSRILGKMVLEGLIEVQGRKITVLDRKALEAVISGKRTLV, encoded by the coding sequence ATGTCAAAAATCGTCTCCTTCATCTCCAATGCCACCCTGTTCCGCGGCCTGCCGGAGGCGCAGATCGAGCGGCTCGTGCGGATTTCCCAGACCTTCAACTATAAGCGCGGGGAGATCGTCTTCTCCGAAGGGGAGCCTGCCGCGGGCCTTTACATTCTCTATCTCGGCCGCATGAAGATCTACAAGCTCTCTTTCGAAGGCAAGGAGCAGATCCTCCACATCATCGAGCCGGGCGAGCCCTTCGGCGAAGTAGCAGTCTTTCTGGGCGCCTCCTTTCCCGCCTACGCGGAGGCGCTGGAAGAATCGAAGGCCCTTTTCTTCCCCCGCGACTCCTTTGTATCCCTCATAAAAGAGGACCCCTATCTCGCCATGAATATGCTTGCCGTCCTCTCCCAGAGGCTGAAATACTTCGCTCGCCTCATCGAAGACCTGTCTCTCAAGGAGGTGCCCCAGAGGTTTGCCGCCTATCTTCTCTATGGGAGCGACGAGTCGGGAAGGGATTACGTACATCTCAACATCACCAAGGGCCAGCTCGCAAGCTTACTGGGCACCATTCCGGAAACTCTCTCCCGTATCCTCGGAAAGATGGTCCTGGAAGGCTTAATTGAAGTCCAGGGGAGAAAAATCACAGTCCTCGACAGGAAGGCACTCGAAGCGGTCATCTCCGGGAAACGGACCCTTGTCTGA
- a CDS encoding AI-2E family transporter, with product MASPNRFATLAIFVVAAILAYLTYQMLQPFLSAIIWAIVLSIVFYPVYLLIRKGVKLKSVASLLCLFLILIILLGPFAYFSYILTQEIFNLSEYLRTAPSDPVTSLLEHPMVNKGITKMLKIFHMTEGEFTKAVADNLQEMGKQSMGIIRSGLGNAVTTLVNFVFMLLSIFFFLADGPELLERISTFMPFSKRQRERLLKQTRDIVVSTIYGGVTIAVIQGLMGGIAFSILGVSSPVMWGLAMCISSFIPLVGTFVIWGPAVAYLALQGFYWKALVLFIVGAMGISSVDSFLRPLIIKGRLKLPTLAIFFSILGGIKVFGFVGFILGPLVFALFISVLEILRYTDEDATKEHAE from the coding sequence ATGGCGTCCCCGAACAGGTTTGCCACCCTCGCCATTTTCGTCGTAGCTGCTATTCTCGCGTATCTTACCTATCAGATGCTGCAGCCCTTCCTGTCTGCCATTATCTGGGCTATCGTTCTCTCCATAGTCTTCTATCCCGTGTACCTCCTCATCAGAAAAGGGGTGAAGCTGAAAAGTGTCGCTTCTCTCCTCTGCCTTTTTCTCATCCTTATTATTCTTCTCGGCCCTTTTGCATATTTTTCCTACATCCTCACTCAGGAAATATTCAATCTTTCCGAATACCTGAGAACTGCCCCGTCCGACCCCGTGACCAGCCTCCTCGAGCATCCCATGGTCAATAAAGGCATCACCAAGATGCTCAAGATATTCCATATGACTGAAGGTGAATTTACCAAGGCCGTGGCGGACAATCTCCAGGAGATGGGTAAGCAGTCGATGGGCATAATCAGGAGCGGTCTCGGAAACGCGGTTACCACCCTGGTCAACTTCGTCTTCATGCTTCTCTCTATTTTCTTTTTCCTCGCAGACGGCCCGGAGCTCCTGGAGAGGATCAGCACTTTTATGCCCTTTTCAAAGAGACAACGGGAGAGACTCCTGAAACAGACGCGGGACATAGTGGTATCCACGATTTACGGGGGCGTTACCATCGCGGTGATCCAGGGCCTCATGGGCGGGATCGCCTTCTCTATCCTGGGCGTGTCGTCGCCCGTAATGTGGGGGCTTGCCATGTGCATCTCCTCCTTTATTCCCCTGGTCGGCACTTTCGTCATATGGGGGCCTGCCGTGGCATATCTCGCGTTGCAGGGATTCTATTGGAAAGCACTGGTCCTATTCATTGTCGGCGCCATGGGAATCAGCTCGGTTGACAGTTTTCTCCGTCCCCTCATCATCAAGGGCCGCCTGAAGCTCCCCACCCTCGCCATCTTTTTCAGCATCTTGGGCGGAATAAAAGTATTCGGCTTCGTGGGCTTCATCCTCGGTCCCCTGGTATTCGCCCTCTTTATATCGGTTCTCGAGATACTACGCTATACGGACGAAGACGCCACGAAAGAGCATGCCGAATAG